Proteins encoded by one window of Arachis ipaensis cultivar K30076 chromosome B04, Araip1.1, whole genome shotgun sequence:
- the LOC107638781 gene encoding uncharacterized protein LOC107638781, whose protein sequence is MGIEAQEEAEYSKKLQGYDYQHGHSYSHTLKHKLNPLVLVIVTNLVTIYIVTGPFSSLYHHPPHHNNNFNSILQELNTTKSQLAASHSLLSELHHRLNSTNLLVQALLIDLTTRQQDKQYSRNNDGERSSNEELNLALASYKLPFGYSQWIGSDEIHSPIGAVCLRFQDELNQYMSYDIGGECLADEVFAQMLVSKGCEPLPKRRCHPKSPKGFVEPNQDLQDTLWKIPPDSNIVWDPYTCKSHKCLIERKNNKGYCKDCFDLQGREKGRWIFDDGGLDFGIDRVLGTKRSSSTISMGLDIGGGTGTFAARMKERNVTIITSTLDLDGPFSHFIASRGLIPIHLSISHRLPFFENTLDIVHSMEFIGNWLPETMLEFLLYDVYRVLRPGGIFWLEHFFCFGSQVNGTYLPMFDRVGFNRLRWHAGRKIDHDGIQKNEWYISALLEKPVI, encoded by the coding sequence ATGGGAATTGAAGCTCAAGAGGAAGCAGAGTATTCAAAAAAGCTTCAAGGTTATGATTATCAACATGGACATAGTTATAGTCACACCCTAAAACACAAGTTGAATCCCCTTGTGCTAGTAATAGTCACAAACCTTGTCACCATATACATTGTTACTGGCCCATTTAGCTCTTTGTATCATCATCCTCCTCATCATAATAATAACTTTAACTCAATCTTGCAAGAACTCAACACCACAAAATCTCAACTTGCTGCTAGCCATTCACTTTTGTCTGAGCTTCACCATAGGCTCAACTCAACTAACCTTCTTGTCCAAGCATTGCTCATTGATCTTACAACGCGCCAACAAGACAAGCAATATTCTAGAAACAACGATGGCGAAAGGTCTTCGAATGAAGAGCTTAATCTTGCACTTGCCTCTTACAAGCTCCCTTTCGGATACTCGCAATGGATAGGATCAGATGAGATTCATTCTCCGATTGGTGCGGTGTGTTTGAGGTTCCAAGATGAGTTGAACCAATACATGTCATATGACATAGGAGGGGAATGCCTTGCAGATGAGGTGTTTGCACAAATGCTTGTGTCAAAAGGGTGTGAGCCACTCCCTAAAAGAAGGTGCCATCCCAAGTCTCCAAAAGGTTTTGTTGAGCCAAATCAAGATTTGCAAGATACCCTTTGGAAAATTCCACCAGATAGCAACATTGTTTGGGATCCTTATACTTGTAAGAGCCACAAGTGCCTCATTGAGAGGAAGAACAATAAAGGGTACTGTAAAGATTGCTTTGATCTGCAAGGAAGGGAAAAGGGTAGGTGGATCTTTGATGATGGTGGACTTGATTTTGGGATAGACCGAGTTCTTGGGACGAAAAGATCCAGCAGCACAATCAGTATGGGACTTGACATTGGTGGCGGAACAGGGACATTTGCTGCAAGGATGAAAGAAaggaatgtgacaatcatcacaAGCACACTGGATTTGGACGGTCCATTCAGCCACTTCATTGCATCAAGGGGATTGATTCCAATTCATCTCAGCATATCTCATAGGCTTCCATTCTTTGAGAACACACTCGATATTGTTCATTCCATGGAATTCATAGGGAATTGGTTGCCAGAGACTATGCTTGAGTTTTTGCTATATGATGTGTATAGGGTGTTGAGGCCTGGGGGAATTTTCTGGCTTGAACATTTCTTCTGCTTTGGATCACAGGTTAATGGAACTTATTTGCCAATGTTTGATAGAGTTGGGTTCAACAGACTTAGATGGCACGCTGGTAGGAAGATTGATCATGATGGGATTCAGAAGAATGAATGGTACATTTCAGCATTGTTGGAAAAACCAGTGATTTAA
- the LOC107635977 gene encoding heparanase-like protein 2: MGVNQCVKVALFLGLLVLFCPSFSSSEDVKLKVKGVTNIATTDENFICATLDWWPSNKCDYNQCPWGKAGILNLNLNNTILSNAIKAFNPLRIRLGGSLQDQIIYQFGKQKHCPTMRKKDNGLFGFSVGCLPRKRWDEVNHFFNKTGVKFTFGLNALIGKKNSKEDQLNWKGDWNPNNAISLMKYTVSKGYNIDSYEFGNELCSEGVSARIDSVQYAKDITKLRHIVNSLYSNATTRPKVLGPAGFYGKEWFDSFLQHVGPGVIDGVTHHIYNLGAGVDKDLISKVQDPYFLSKIAQTFKDVSTAVKEFTPWAGAWVGESGGAYNSGGKDVSHTFVNGFWYLDQLGMTSTFNHKVYCRQALIGGHYALLNTTSFIPNPDYYGALLWHRLMGTNVLSISHDSSPYLRTYAHCSKQGSGITLLLINMENSTSFDVSLVNDMNLYPEELASEGINAVNLMDSLKREEYHLTPKDGNIQSDVVLLNGTPLELTKSKEIPELKPKIVDASSSSPIKVAPHSIVFVQINNFNAPACAPPTK, encoded by the exons ATGGGTGTGAATCAGTGTGTGAAAGTAGCTCTCTTTTTGGGTCTCTTAGTATTATTTtgtccttctttttcttcatcagaAGATGTGAAGCTTAAAGTGAAAGGGGTCACAAAcattgctacaactgatgagaaTTTCATATGTGCAACATTGGATTGGTGGCCATCTAATAAATGTGACTATAACCAATGTCCATGGGGAAAAGCTGGGATTCTCAACttg aatttgAATAACACAATACTCTCAAATGCAATCAAAG CATTCAATCCTCTGAGGATTAGATTAGGAGGTTCACTACAAGATCAAATTATTTACCAATTTGGGAAGCAAAAGCACTGCCCAACTATGAGAAAGAAAGATAACGGCTTGTTTGGATTCAGTGTTGGATGCCTTCCCAGAAAGAGATGGGATGAAGTGAATCACTTTTTCAACAAAACTgg TGTCAAATTTACATTTGGCTTAAACGCACTTATTGGCAAGAAAAATTCCAAAGAAGACCAATTAAACTGGAAAGGAGATTGGAATCCAAACAATGCCATAAGCCTCATGAAGTACACTGTCTCAAAAGGATACAATATAGATTCATATGAATTCG GAAACGAGCTATGCTCTGAAGGAGTATCAGCAAGAATAGATAGTGTTCAATATGCAAAAGACATCACAAAACTAAGGCACATAGTTAACTCATTATACTCAAATGCCACAACAAGACCAAAGGTATTGGGTCCAGCTGGATTTTATGGTAAAGAATGGTTTGATAGCTTCTTGCAACATGTTGGACCTGGTGTCATTGATGGAGTTACACATCACATTTATAACCTTGGTGCTG GTGTTGATAAGGATCTTATTAGCAAGGTTCAAGACCCATATTTCTTGAGCAAAATTGCACAAACTTTTAAGGATGTTTCAACGGCGGTGAAGGAATTCACACCATGGGCTGGAGCATGGGTTGGAGAATCTGGTGGAGCTTATAATAGTGGAGGCAAAGATGTATCACATACTTTTGTTAATGGCTTTtg GTATTTGGACCAATTGGGTATGACATCAACCTTCAACCACAAAGTTTATTGTAGACAAGCTTTGATTGGAGGACACTATGCTTTGCTAAATACAACATCATTCATTCCTAATCCAGATTATTATGG aGCACTCTTGTGGCATCGGCTTATGGGAACCAATGTGCTTTCTATTTCTCATGATAGTTCACCATATCTACGTACATATGCTCATTGTTCTAAACAAGGG AGCGGAATTACATTACTACTAATAAATATGGAGAATTCGACTTCTTTCGATGTGTCCCTTGTGAATGACATGAATCTTTATCCGGAGGAGTTGGCATCAGAAGGAATAAACGCAGTGAATTTGATGGATTCATTGAAAAGGGAAGAGTACCACTTGACACCTAAAGATGGAAACATTCAAAGTGATGTTGTGCTTTTAAATGGAACTCCATTGGAACTCACCAAGTCAAAGGAAATTCCAGAGCTTAAACCAAAGATTGttgatgcttcttcttcttctccaatcaaaGTTGCACCTCATTCAATAGTCTTTGTGCAAATTAATAATTTCAATGCACCTGCATGTGCACCTCCTACAAAATAG